In the Ilumatobacteraceae bacterium genome, one interval contains:
- a CDS encoding xanthine dehydrogenase family protein molybdopterin-binding subunit has product MATAGSILGNAVHRLEDPTLLTGDGKYVDDLVETGMLYTAFVRSTVAHGTIESVDVGDAESMPGVVGIYHARGDDLGLAPVQGFAMMPETYNRPVFATDKVRFVGDIVAVVVAESQAHANDAAEAVIVDYDVLPAIIRAADGLAADAPLLFPEAGSNICFASQFPEGGTDDDPCEGAAAVGEVHMVSQRLAGVPMENNGVVAVPEGDELTMWVSHQTPHSIHAGYAPALGLEPEKLRVVCPWVGGGFGPKAAAYVEHIAAGAIALKLQQPVKWVEARSEDMVSLVHGRDYVMKARLGVDGDGKIVGLDAEVLAAAGAYPAIGAILPMLTQMMSVGVYEVPKVRFDAKTVLTNNTTVGAYRGAGRPEATQLIERVIDAAAAEIGMDPAEIRRINFMQPDSFPRVTITGGAYDSGEYEKALDAVLEASGYADLREQQAARRASGDAKQLGIGVSAYVEVTAPVGLHVEYGACEINDDGSATVFAGTSVHGQGHHTSFAMLASNVLGIPMDKISLANSDTATVPRGSGTLGSRSLQTAGSAIHLASEGVLERAKQIAAHMLEASPDDIEPGDGGLQVAGVPAKSVSWIDLAAASKDAAKLPDGLDPEALKHELDFDGENSTFPFGAHVSVVEVDTETGRVEMLRHIAVDDCGRILNPMLVRGQQHGGIAQGAAQALYEEVLYDEDGNPITSNLMDYAIPSAAELCSFETSNTETDSPRNPLGAKGIGESGTIGSTPAIQNAVIDAVSHLGVKHIDMPCSSQRVWAAIQAAR; this is encoded by the coding sequence ATGGCCACTGCTGGCTCAATTCTGGGGAACGCCGTGCACCGTCTGGAAGACCCGACGCTGCTCACGGGCGACGGCAAGTACGTCGACGACCTGGTCGAGACCGGAATGCTGTACACCGCGTTCGTCCGCTCAACGGTGGCCCACGGCACGATCGAGTCCGTCGACGTCGGCGACGCCGAGTCGATGCCCGGTGTCGTCGGCATCTACCACGCACGGGGTGACGACCTGGGGCTCGCCCCGGTGCAGGGCTTCGCGATGATGCCCGAGACCTACAACCGTCCGGTGTTCGCCACCGACAAGGTCCGCTTCGTCGGCGACATCGTGGCCGTGGTCGTCGCCGAGTCGCAAGCGCACGCCAACGACGCCGCCGAGGCGGTCATCGTCGACTACGACGTGCTGCCTGCGATCATCCGTGCGGCCGACGGGCTCGCGGCCGACGCTCCGCTGCTGTTCCCCGAGGCCGGCTCCAACATCTGTTTCGCCAGCCAGTTCCCCGAGGGCGGCACCGATGACGACCCGTGCGAAGGGGCCGCCGCGGTCGGTGAGGTGCACATGGTCAGCCAGCGGCTCGCCGGTGTGCCGATGGAGAACAACGGCGTGGTCGCCGTGCCCGAGGGCGACGAGCTCACGATGTGGGTCTCGCACCAGACGCCTCACTCGATCCACGCCGGGTACGCGCCGGCACTGGGCCTCGAGCCCGAGAAACTCCGCGTCGTGTGTCCGTGGGTCGGCGGCGGGTTCGGGCCCAAGGCCGCCGCCTACGTCGAACACATCGCCGCCGGAGCGATCGCACTCAAGCTGCAGCAGCCGGTCAAGTGGGTCGAGGCCCGCTCGGAAGACATGGTGTCGCTCGTCCACGGCCGTGACTACGTGATGAAGGCTCGGCTCGGTGTCGACGGCGACGGCAAGATCGTCGGTCTCGACGCCGAAGTGCTCGCCGCCGCCGGCGCCTATCCCGCGATCGGTGCGATCCTGCCGATGCTGACCCAGATGATGTCGGTCGGCGTGTACGAGGTGCCGAAGGTGCGCTTCGACGCCAAGACGGTCCTCACCAACAACACCACGGTGGGTGCCTACCGTGGCGCCGGTCGACCGGAAGCCACGCAGCTCATCGAGCGGGTGATCGATGCCGCGGCGGCCGAGATCGGTATGGACCCGGCCGAGATCCGTCGGATCAACTTCATGCAGCCCGACTCGTTCCCGCGGGTCACCATCACCGGTGGCGCGTACGACTCCGGCGAGTACGAGAAGGCGCTCGACGCGGTGCTCGAGGCGTCGGGTTACGCCGACCTGCGCGAGCAGCAGGCCGCCCGTCGTGCATCGGGTGATGCCAAGCAGCTCGGGATCGGTGTGTCGGCGTACGTCGAGGTGACCGCCCCGGTCGGCCTCCACGTCGAGTACGGCGCCTGTGAGATCAACGACGACGGGTCCGCGACCGTGTTCGCCGGTACGAGCGTGCACGGTCAGGGCCACCACACGTCGTTCGCGATGTTGGCCAGCAACGTGCTCGGCATCCCGATGGACAAGATCTCGCTGGCGAACTCCGACACCGCCACGGTGCCACGTGGCTCCGGCACGTTGGGATCACGCTCGCTCCAGACCGCCGGTAGCGCGATCCACCTCGCCTCCGAAGGGGTCCTCGAGCGCGCCAAGCAGATCGCCGCCCACATGCTCGAGGCGTCTCCCGACGACATCGAGCCCGGCGACGGTGGTCTCCAGGTCGCTGGTGTGCCGGCCAAGAGCGTGTCTTGGATCGACCTCGCAGCGGCGTCGAAGGATGCCGCGAAGCTGCCCGACGGTCTCGACCCCGAGGCGCTCAAGCACGAGCTCGACTTCGATGGCGAGAACTCGACGTTCCCGTTCGGCGCCCACGTGTCGGTCGTCGAGGTCGACACCGAGACGGGACGCGTCGAGATGCTGCGTCACATCGCGGTCGACGACTGCGGTCGGATCCTCAACCCGATGCTCGTCCGTGGCCAGCAGCACGGCGGTATCGCCCAGGGTGCGGCGCAGGCGCTCTACGAAGAGGTGCTGTACGACGAGGACGGCAACCCGATCACGTCGAACCTGATGGATTACGCGATCCCGTCGGCCGCCGAACTGTGCAGCTTCGAGACCTCGAACACCGAGACCGACAGCCCTCGGAACCCGTTGGGCGCCAAGGGCATCGGCGAGTCGGGGACGATCGGCTCGACGCCGGCCATCCAGAACGCCGTGATCGACGCGGTCTCGCATCTCGGTGTGAAGCACATCGACATGCCGTGCTCGTCGCAGCGTGTCTGGGCTGCGATCCAAGCGGCTCGGTGA